The Rhodocytophaga rosea genome has a segment encoding these proteins:
- a CDS encoding amidohydrolase/deacetylase family metallohydrolase has translation MQKVLFTLFMLLAVCAANAQTYSIVIKEGHVIDPKNNINGIMDVAITDGKIVQVAKNIDPKGATQVVNAKGMYVTPGIIDIHGHVFIGTEPDHYLSNGLTAVMPDGFTFRVGCTTIVDCGGAGWKSFPTFKKNIIDNSQTRVLSFLNIVGEGMRGGAYEQDINDMNPKMAAMVAKQNKEYVVGFKLAHFQGPEWTPVDRVVEAGKLANMPVIIDFGGNNPPLSIEELFMKRLRPGDIYTHTYTLLDGNVRETVVDEATKKVKPFVFEAQKRGIIFDVGYGGASFNFTQAIPALKAGFFPNTISTDLHTGSMNGSMKDILSIMSKFVNMGMDEASVIKASTWAPAQVIKREELGHMSVGAIADVAILNMREGNFGFYDKTGYKIEGKKKFECEMTIKDGKIVYDLNGIANPVVVPKTASTQKASSTSAKGGGH, from the coding sequence ATGCAAAAAGTACTTTTTACTCTTTTTATGCTCTTGGCTGTATGTGCCGCTAACGCGCAAACCTACAGCATTGTAATCAAAGAAGGGCATGTAATCGACCCAAAGAATAACATTAACGGTATCATGGATGTAGCCATTACCGATGGCAAAATTGTACAGGTCGCTAAAAACATTGATCCCAAAGGAGCTACCCAGGTAGTAAATGCCAAAGGAATGTATGTAACGCCAGGAATAATTGATATTCACGGGCACGTATTTATTGGTACCGAACCAGATCATTACCTGAGCAATGGCCTGACGGCAGTTATGCCAGACGGCTTTACTTTCCGGGTGGGTTGTACTACTATTGTAGATTGCGGAGGAGCCGGCTGGAAATCATTTCCTACCTTCAAAAAGAATATCATCGATAATTCCCAGACCAGGGTACTTTCCTTTTTAAACATTGTAGGTGAAGGCATGAGAGGCGGTGCGTATGAGCAGGATATCAACGACATGAATCCAAAGATGGCCGCCATGGTAGCCAAGCAAAATAAAGAGTATGTAGTTGGATTTAAACTAGCGCATTTTCAGGGTCCGGAATGGACACCAGTAGATCGTGTGGTAGAAGCAGGCAAACTAGCCAACATGCCGGTTATTATCGATTTCGGCGGCAACAATCCTCCCCTGTCTATTGAAGAACTATTTATGAAACGCCTGCGTCCCGGCGATATTTATACCCATACCTATACTTTACTCGATGGCAATGTGCGCGAAACAGTAGTAGATGAAGCCACAAAAAAAGTAAAGCCCTTTGTGTTTGAAGCGCAGAAAAGAGGGATTATCTTCGATGTGGGATATGGAGGTGCCAGCTTCAATTTTACGCAGGCCATTCCAGCCCTGAAAGCCGGATTTTTCCCTAATACCATCAGCACAGACCTGCATACCGGAAGTATGAACGGTTCGATGAAAGACATACTCAGCATTATGTCTAAATTTGTAAACATGGGTATGGACGAAGCCAGTGTAATTAAAGCCAGTACCTGGGCACCGGCACAAGTAATTAAACGGGAAGAACTAGGTCATATGTCGGTGGGGGCTATTGCAGATGTAGCTATACTAAACATGCGGGAAGGTAATTTTGGGTTCTATGACAAAACCGGCTACAAAATAGAAGGCAAAAAGAAGTTTGAGTGTGAAATGACAATAAAAGATGGCAAGATTGTATACGACCTTAATGGCATCGCCAATCCGGTCGTAGTTCCCAAAACAGCTTCAACTCAAAAAGCCTCCAGCACTTCTGCTAAAGGTGGCGGACATTAA
- a CDS encoding aminotransferase class V-fold PLP-dependent enzyme, whose amino-acid sequence MLNRRKLIKHLSSLPLLGGIAGSSIPLTSALATPKAKRDVVKELGIRTFINAAGTYTAMTASLMPEEVMETIQAASHEFMMLEEVQDKVGERIAKLVHSEAAMVTAGCWSAMVLGMAGVLTGTDPKKVAQLPHLEYTGMKSQVLVQKAHNTGYVHALTNTGVMITEIETLEEAEKAINERTALLWFLNYNAPLGKIQHQEWVALGKKHNIPTMIDMAADVPPVENLWKYNDMGFDLVCVSGGKAMRGPQSTGLLMGKKDLIAAARLNGPPRGGNIGRGMKVNKEEILGMYVALERYINLDHAKEWKEWETRIAQIESAVKKVNGIQTEKYVPPVANHTPALRISWNESSIKLSPKDLQEKLRNGNPSIEVVGPEKDATSVSLTVFMLKPGQDKIVAKRLAEEFSKATIS is encoded by the coding sequence ATGCTTAACCGCAGAAAACTGATTAAACATTTATCCTCTTTACCTCTTTTGGGAGGTATCGCAGGAAGCAGTATACCGCTCACTTCTGCACTGGCTACGCCTAAAGCAAAAAGGGATGTGGTAAAAGAACTGGGCATTCGTACGTTTATCAATGCCGCAGGCACCTATACTGCAATGACCGCCTCCCTGATGCCAGAAGAGGTGATGGAAACCATTCAAGCCGCATCCCATGAGTTTATGATGCTGGAAGAAGTGCAGGATAAGGTCGGAGAAAGAATTGCTAAACTGGTTCATTCAGAGGCTGCTATGGTAACTGCCGGTTGCTGGTCGGCAATGGTGCTGGGAATGGCAGGCGTACTTACCGGCACGGATCCAAAAAAGGTTGCCCAGTTGCCGCACCTGGAATATACCGGCATGAAATCGCAGGTATTGGTTCAAAAAGCCCATAACACTGGCTATGTACATGCCCTTACCAATACCGGGGTGATGATCACCGAGATTGAAACCCTGGAAGAAGCAGAAAAAGCCATTAATGAGCGTACCGCTTTATTGTGGTTTTTGAATTACAATGCGCCGTTAGGTAAAATACAACACCAGGAGTGGGTAGCCCTGGGAAAAAAACACAATATTCCGACCATGATCGATATGGCCGCTGATGTACCGCCGGTAGAAAATCTCTGGAAATATAATGACATGGGATTCGATCTGGTATGTGTATCTGGTGGTAAGGCCATGCGTGGCCCACAAAGTACAGGTTTGCTCATGGGTAAAAAAGACCTGATTGCTGCTGCCCGGTTAAACGGACCACCCAGAGGCGGAAATATTGGCCGGGGCATGAAAGTGAACAAAGAAGAAATTTTAGGCATGTATGTAGCCTTGGAGCGCTATATTAACCTGGATCATGCCAAAGAATGGAAGGAATGGGAAACCAGGATTGCTCAGATTGAATCGGCTGTAAAAAAAGTAAATGGCATTCAAACCGAAAAGTATGTGCCTCCGGTAGCCAATCATACACCGGCTTTGCGCATTTCCTGGAATGAAAGCAGTATTAAACTTTCTCCCAAAGATTTACAGGAAAAACTGCGGAACGGCAACCCATCTATTGAAGTGGTAGGTCCTGAAAAGGATGCTACTTCTGTTAGTCTTACGGTGTTTATGTTAAAACCTGGCCAGGATAAGATTGTAGCCAAACGTCTTGCAGAAGAATTTTCGAAAGCAACAATTTCATAA
- a CDS encoding SusD/RagB family nutrient-binding outer membrane lipoprotein — protein MKKNFFNIFTVAALVVVLLPACDNGLEELNKNPDAYTEVIPEYLFTKAQLDAVNNNYFGSAALTIGGSMQHFATYKEVPAAGDKYFNEGYSYSHFTTAYPNEVNEIQEVIRAVSEKPEDVNKLSIARIWRVYIMHRLTDLYGDVPYSEAGQGLTSKNFTPKYDEQASIYADMLQELEQAALALNPAFPSMGNSDLIYGGNVEKWKKFAYSLMLRLGMRLTKADAATAKTWVEKAIAGGVITSESDIALIGYIDGSQVASRNPIAQALLVGDYINPQSEDNVEGGKLAKTFIDHLKNTRDPRLNVISVVWVKNATGVYVADTATALQQGMPNAAFNSRPGNFNTFSEPHPGTILKYDAPLLVLSSAEVNLLLAEAVLRGWYGGNAAELYKAAVGAGMRNWAYFGAAGAISADKINAYMALNPYPAAGTMEEQMKVIQTEKWVSLFLDEYEIYANWRRTGYPELIPTNYPGNLTGGTIPRRFVLPPAEENINGENFHEAINRQGPNRLTSRVWWDK, from the coding sequence TGTAGCCGCACTGGTTGTTGTGCTGTTACCTGCCTGCGATAATGGCCTGGAAGAACTAAACAAAAATCCGGATGCCTATACCGAAGTAATACCAGAATACTTGTTCACCAAAGCACAACTGGATGCGGTAAATAACAATTATTTTGGTTCCGCTGCTTTAACTATTGGTGGCTCAATGCAGCACTTTGCCACCTATAAAGAAGTGCCTGCGGCCGGTGATAAATATTTCAATGAAGGCTATTCCTACAGTCACTTTACCACGGCTTATCCCAACGAAGTAAACGAAATCCAGGAAGTAATAAGAGCCGTATCTGAAAAGCCTGAAGATGTAAACAAATTGTCTATTGCCCGCATCTGGCGGGTATATATAATGCACCGCCTCACCGACTTGTATGGAGATGTACCCTATTCTGAAGCCGGTCAGGGGCTTACCTCAAAGAATTTCACTCCTAAATATGATGAACAGGCATCCATTTATGCTGATATGCTGCAAGAGCTGGAGCAGGCCGCATTAGCCTTGAATCCTGCTTTTCCTTCTATGGGAAATTCTGACCTGATCTACGGCGGAAATGTAGAGAAGTGGAAAAAATTTGCCTATTCCCTAATGCTGCGTCTGGGTATGCGACTTACCAAAGCCGATGCAGCAACGGCTAAAACCTGGGTGGAAAAAGCCATTGCTGGTGGCGTAATTACCAGCGAAAGTGATATTGCCCTGATTGGTTATATTGATGGTTCGCAGGTCGCCAGTCGCAATCCCATTGCCCAGGCCTTATTAGTAGGCGATTATATCAATCCGCAGAGTGAAGATAATGTAGAAGGCGGAAAACTGGCCAAAACCTTTATCGATCACCTGAAAAATACTCGTGATCCCCGTTTGAATGTAATTTCGGTCGTTTGGGTAAAAAATGCGACTGGTGTATATGTGGCTGATACGGCTACAGCTCTTCAGCAAGGGATGCCTAATGCAGCGTTCAATTCAAGACCGGGAAATTTTAATACCTTTTCCGAACCACATCCGGGCACTATTTTAAAATATGATGCCCCTTTACTGGTATTATCAAGTGCCGAGGTAAATCTGCTGCTGGCAGAAGCCGTGCTAAGAGGCTGGTACGGCGGAAATGCGGCTGAACTTTATAAGGCCGCAGTAGGAGCTGGTATGCGGAACTGGGCTTATTTTGGTGCGGCAGGTGCGATCTCTGCCGATAAAATCAATGCATATATGGCGCTGAATCCTTATCCGGCAGCAGGTACGATGGAAGAACAGATGAAAGTAATCCAGACGGAAAAATGGGTATCTTTATTTTTGGATGAATACGAAATTTATGCGAATTGGCGGCGTACTGGCTATCCTGAACTTATTCCCACTAATTATCCGGGAAATTTAACTGGTGGCACCATTCCCAGACGTTTTGTTTTGCCGCCGGCAGAAGAAAATATCAATGGCGAAAATTTTCACGAAGCCATTAACAGACAAGGACCTAACAGACTTACCAGCCGGGTCTGGTGGGATAAATAA